CGTGTTAGTCATTCTTATACAAAATTGTGACACATTTTTGCATGTATGACTTCTGAAAactgttttgtaaaacatttaaactttatggattttttttttataaagatgcaTGCTAGATATCACTACCTAATAAGAATTAGACAATTAACCAGATAGacaatataatattaatcattggttgttttgacttcattcatatttcaaatttttttggtaTGTACGATGTCTTATTAtaaatttttgcattgatttcttttttcagaatagttattattgataaatacattaaatatatataaaacttatatGTTGCATATTCAATGAAAAAGATTTGTTGAATATCAAAACCATTTATTAGAGGATTTTTTTGGACTCAATGTATCCATCCATTGTTTAAAACTAGTCTTAAAATCATATATCTAGTGCTCTGATGTTTGCTATGATACTTGGTAAGTAGTTATTAGATATGATCTAAATATTTAGATTAAaggttttatatgttttaagcATATGTTTTTAAGCCTTTGAAgcatgattttaatattttactatcCATTGTTGGTGGTGTACATCCTATTTTGCTCAAGAACCTCTGGCCCtagggccataaaacttagacgaacTTACTTCtgatctaagtctcacttttacaaaaggaacatatagtggaaaagtgagacttagatcaaaagtaagctcgtctaagttttatggccccgagGCCTGAtctttttatgaacatttttatcGATTATATCCTCTTTGTCTTCGCTAGAGTAACCGTTCTTTATGacatattaattttgtaattattcaGAAAGTTGATTAAATTATTTGAAGTTTcgaaagtaaattttaaatggGAATCAATCCGGTTTCtaaattatattaaatcttCAACTTGATTTTATCTGcgtatttattaaaaatgtggAACCTATCATCACGGATCCTACCGTGAAATGAAACTTTATGGGCATGGAAAAATGTGTCAAGATCTGTTTAGTAAACTGATACATTCTAAAATCAGATACTTCTAGTCTATCAAAAAGAGGTTACCTAATTTATCTGCGAATCCTCTCATgaatgtaacattttaaaatggttAAAAGAACATCACATGCATAAGAGAATTTGTAAAAAGGTAAAGTTAAGTTAAGATTATAATGCACTAGTGACATAATAACAGTATGACTTACTTCTCTTTGGTACTATTTGAGCTGCtgtcgttattttttttttgcattaaatgttgtaaaattctCCTTATATAGCCTAAGGGTGAGTTGTAGATCATTTCCTGATACTGGTGTAAATGCGccttttatatttatgtaatattggCACGAATAAAAAGTCCACTATTTGTTTGGGaacattatatatacaatttagCTCATTGACCACTGAGTGGGAGTAAATGCACTGAAGCCCGTCTGGAGATTTGGTTACTTGTGTATCAAAAATTACCTAGCATAATGCGAGCATATGGTTTACCTCTAGTCTCTGGAAAAATCATGCGCTGTCTGCTAAAGTGGTTAAAGTCCATGTTTTAAAGGGCCTATAAAACAAGTAGAATGACCCGGGTAGAGTCTATTATAATGACCAATACCAGAATCATTCAAATGAGGCTTCATACGGGATAAATCCAAAACGCACACTGAGGATTAATAAAGGATGTAAGATAAAGAACTTGGAATTGAATGTGACACACTATCAATATTGAGACGATATACAATGGCAATCAATTCAAATCGACTCTATATTCAGTTCTGAAAATCCAGTGAATCCAAATGTTTGACCATCACAACAACAaaggttttaaaattataaGTTCTGTCACAAAAGTAAAAAGTCGATAAGAGAGCTTTGCTCCCATTATGATGAAATGTTTAATCGACTTTTAGAATTGCTTTTCCTATAATCACTAATTCATTCTGCAGTTTTCAAAAGATGATTTTGACATCGAACTGGAGTTGGAAAATGTAGACAAAATGAAGTCTCTGTTTTCCAAGATGTGGCTTTGGTTAACGTTAATTTCCGTAAACGGTATGTGCATCTAATACTAATTTATTTAAACTGACGCCTACGgctaatattttgatattgcaaTTAAAGTCAATTTTACTTATGTTGACTAAtactattattgaaaattgtaacatattttacaattttttgcaGGAGTATCCAGTCTTGTTTACCAACATACGACATTTCAAAGACATCTGAATCCTGTGTATGACAACAGGACTTCCCCCTTTTTCTCCAGTACAGTGTCCACTGCCCAAGCCTGTGTCATAAAATGCCACAACCACCCATCATGCGAATCTTTGGTATATGACAAAGTTTCCTTTCAGTGCTCACTGTTTGAAGGAAAAAACGTTGGGGAGAAAATCACTAGTAGCCAAGTATATAATCAGGTCTCAACGAAAACTGTGCATCAAAATATTATTGGTAATTATAGATTACGTTATCTACATTTTCTTAGTAGATTAATTGTTAATTCTTATCAATAAGTTATTAAGCTAAAAAAAAGCCCGTGTTACCTAAACGGTTACAAGTAAACAAACCATCAGGTTCAATAAACCCTAAGATATTTTTATctagattttcaatttttaaaaaataatgcgtAGATGTGGCTTACTTGACAATAGTaccatttgaaaaatatttagttttgtTAAGAAAATTAATACAATGATACCTTAAAGGAGTATTTATGAATACAATTAGGGACATTATTCAAGAGTATAACTAGTTTCTCTTACCTGAAGTTTGTTGCTTGTTTTTGTATTATGAAGGTATTAgcaattcttattttttttttaaattatgacaaTGTAGTCCAAGAAAGAAACATTGTTACAAAAAATGAGAGAAATGTTTAGTCTGTGTAATAATCATATTATTAATAACTGCATGTATAAAATCATAATCGCAGGATTCTTTATCGTATATCAATTATTCTTTAGCGCATATCGTTTGTTAGATGAAAAATTACCTTTTAAACCTACCTTGAATTGGCGTTGCTTGATTTAATATGAATTCCTGTGTTTTTAACTCGTCCAATGTAACCAACTAGAATTCtgtcaaaaaaattttaaaataacacttTGAATACAATGtaacaaaaacacaaattttCAGGGAATGTTTTTATATAAGCAGTAAATGTACAAGCTTCCTGAAAACCTTTGTACAGAAAAATTCCCAATTACTTCTAAAATTCTCGTGCAAATTTATACTAAGCACTTTGATTGAGACGATTTATATTGTCTAAAAAAGGCTACGACCATCTATTACCTATAATTCTACTtgagttattgccgagatcaaagagatgccgcggacattattctcaaatataccacgaacgtcatcagtaaattatcagatcagaaatacctatttgtctcgcactgatcatgaaagtacaactttaaaccgtaaaaagttttaaaaccatgtcaattccACGTGTTAGTTCCAATCAAAACGATGTATATTgcctcaaatttttatttttaagagatcaacgCGGCTAATACTAGGtcctccctagcacattttcactgcgtgtttttacataaaacatataacgtgtagttttaaaaatcgtattaaattgcccttaagaTATTAGGaatatgattcaaagatattatataattaagtgaagagtattaaaaatccaaagaaaaattctgtcgtctgcatgttattcctttgatcgatacacagtcatgtaaacattactataaaaaccgttggggttacacggaacaaccgtcaaaatgacctagatcatctctctataggagaaacgatctttagaaatactgggctgttagtagaatagaaataaaattcttGTAATCGTGattgttgcaggataacctcctcggtctcgaaatgtcggcttttatatttcaaaacaacatttctcgtcCTCgaaggttattctgcaacattcatgaaaactcttactttatttcttaaggaATATTCAGTATCATGTATAATAAATCTAACAAAAATAAGTCACGTACATTAaatttatagcgagcgcagctcgccggcgcgcagcgccggcgcgaagcgagctctaccggcaaggcgtgtgtgaatagaaaattcggactagttgcacattcattcaacgaatttttttggcgtcagtaaatcggaccagtaatgcatcgttttaatcgtcccagtagttccctgtaatcatggcaatttttatcacttcacactctcacgagaatgagaaagacaaatttagacagtaaaaacaataacgatgtaggcgacatacagtcaatgttacctctaaagttcacctcagtacactttcaatcaaaaataatcgtgtgacgtcacaaacgtttacacattgatccgatatattttttcggagtcagtaaattttgacccaaaattcatagtaccaatggtttccaacctcacgttccaacatcacgttctcccgagaatcaaagtaaaacctttgaaaagcttaatatgttttacggtgctaccgttatggcgagcgcagcaagaattgcACATACCTTGCATTATTGTCAACTTATACTGAGTTTTATTTAGgaatcaacgaacgtcaaagaatttttgagagagtattgctctacaataagtatgccaaatgtactaatttcaatggttatgatacatacagcgcaacccccttcccagagagagagaacgagcgagagccagagagagagagagagagagagagagagagagcccagttcctgtttgtaggtgtgtaatttcccacttttaaatttaatggtctgactatatgcaatatctacataatttttttaactgtttattttttcatttgattcctttttatttatttcaaaatgtcctattgtttatttcccccctactcatgcatgcacaattagcttaaaaatggatcgttATGatagtaaagtatggctcttgctaatatatctctatatttaaaaaaattaaaaacaaatcatccgtcaatgaggcaggtatcgcagtctattctggaatagctagtacacgcattacagatgtttgatccacctctaaatttatcgcgggaaatatagcgcgagtgcactgtgacgtcatccatgactttgttcgtctttgtttacgtttctcgactcaatacggaggtatggaagcatgtcacaaatcttttgagtctcgccatagcatatgcggtactcaaaacgtgtcttcaaactttaagtcactgtaaattacgagttaaaagtcggccatttttggcatagcaccacgggtgaaaacattagagagcattatgggacgtagacaaaaaattttgtttgatgaactgtaggtttagctcgttctttttcccgcgcacactggttcttagagctcgcttcgctcgccggcgctgcgcgccggcgagctgcgctcgctataagatgtgtaattttaagaacatcatgctttttaagtaaataaaacagtatacttcgcatacttttatttctcaggggagttttaaagagtaagacgatacttaaccaacgtcagctttgacgtcacaataagcactgataaggggaaattactctaatagaagttattgtaaatctgctgaaatgaccaaaatcctcttaaaatcttgcaaaggctaagataaagaacagctgacgaataaggacatttcttcagatacaggaaacagttgtaaattgcactaatttggatgaatgctcacaaatattttattcactatccGGGgatataattacggtaatttcctgaaacgtaacgttatacgtagcagcgcctttttttaaagggggtgggtgggttgatggcagcctcatccaaaaaatctttgcaagcaaacagaaaaataaatcatgaaaattctaatccttcagctctttagcagttcaatggtttctttattttcacttccatttattacatgcggggggggggggggggggggggggacaacaccatgttcttttaacatgataagcaaatatttttaagcgtaaattaaaaataaaattaaacattaattattttttttttaagtggaggggcaaatccatggtaagtcgattttctatgtataaattgacaaaaataaaaaaaaatttagcatggggggagctctatgatgagtcaagttttatatgtaagtttaagaaaaaatgtctactgcaaaaaaaaaagggggaaatcaatcaatcaatcataatcacaatcactttaaaagaggagatgcagtgcaatgaatatttatatattaaaatctttattatttaacaacattgtatctgagattaaactattgttctacatataaataaataaattataacaaatcttataaacaatgaataatgaaaatttactgaaaaataggtatgttttattttttggcattcaaatttcacgttgttaattttattttattaatttattataattcattgtttgatcacatgctgtgctcgccccaacggtcgcaccgtaaaacatattaacatatTATGTATTAGGTACACGTGACAATGACAATCAAAAACATTAGAGAGTTTTTGaaggaaaacaaaatgaaaataaggtttacaatctttttaaaaaaaattttacgcATTATTACGATTGAATTTATTGAATTtctatttttctcaaaaaagtCTTGCCTTAAGTGCttatcatataattatttatatgcGTTGTTTATGGtttagataaaaatgtttttaaactctGAAAATTACCACCTTTTAAAAGCACACGCTAACCACTTGTGTAACGGAGACAGTCCTGGATATTTCTACAACGAGTCAGTTCCGGTTTGTTACAAAATCGATACTCAACCCAGGTTAATGGATGATGCTGTGATGTTTTGTGGAGAATCGGGAGGACACCTTTTGCGAATAGACACAGAAATCAAACAGAAGTTTGTAGAGAGCCTAAACTTGGAAACAACAAGTAATTTTCTTATAATTGGTACTagtatttattatatcattcaTGAATAagataatataattaaaattagaatctCAAAATGTACAGTATTGCAAGTCCAtggatcttttttcaaaattgtatgtAAAGTTTCAAGCTAACGTTtcatttaatgttaattttaatgttaataatcTGTTTAGGCTCCATTTTCAAGTATCGCATTGATGGAAAAAAGAATAATACAGTCTGGACATTTTCAAACAACCAACCAATAAAACGATTTTATTGGTATCCAGGCGAGCCCGCCAACAATATTTCCTCTATTGGACTGAGGGTTGGATATGGCGGAAAATGGGACGATGTTCAACCCAGTGTTCTTCATGGCTGTATTTGTGAAAAggatattaaatttaattaaccaTTATAATCGTCgtgtaaatttgtaaaattaacaTATGTCAGAGATTTCTTTagttaagcccctttcacaattggcgaacgagcactttacaacactttcCGATCGAAATTGAGCTCTCTCATACGTTGCGCGAGCTCTCGCGTACGTTGCACGAGTTTTTTCATTCGTTGCAGGCGTTTTAGTGCTCGCATTAGgtctcctcaaaatagtggTCATACATACTATTCAGACGTTATAGAATGCGATTCAAAtcatcgcagtgcaacgcacgagCATTactacgaacgttttacaaagCTTTGTGTACTTgcaagagtgatgcacgatttttaaGGTCGTAAGATGAAATGCTCCTGTGTATGAGTGTGTTTTGCGACCATGAGCCACTATTGCTCAATTAGTTTCATGTAGTaatgcaacgttttactatcattggaCGACTTATACCCTGCATAAGCATCTCTGTCTCAGACCATAAttgacaatatacatttattgcatgattgtgAGGAAATTACGAAGATTTATTTCTCTAAGAAAAATCCTATTTCCCAAGGGATTCGCCCGacaaaaattgtgtttttcttggggaataaatcttcatattccctgaacattaatgcaataaacggtttattataccgaacaacatatgattatataaaatacgtagatttctaaaaattgtttgacTTTTCAAAAGCAATAACGTCatgattgtttaattttctatgtTACTGTCTcgcttttctttcataatttctaAACATAGATAGTAAGGTTGGTTTTGTGATATACAGAGaatcaaaatgattaaatatttttgattgcgtagaccctgaggtccacgcagaaaatatataagcgaggttaaaccggatgctatggggaaaattcagcctgcgcatgagctagtctggttcctgtgcgtaatgggtagctcagggaaccaggctagcacacgtttatctgaagggaatcgggattccgtgccatatgcacacataagttcaaaggcgctttaattgtaaagttgtcggtaaaaagtatagaaacaaagtattttattcaaagaaatgattggcatgtgatatgaactatcagtattatgaaataagttaatgttatgccaaaactacaacatgcatcaactagcacaatttgcaatgttttgttgttttccgaatacacatgtaaatatacttttatagtaggcgaggctggAGAACTTCtcaattaaatttctttaagca
The nucleotide sequence above comes from Magallana gigas chromosome 2, xbMagGiga1.1, whole genome shotgun sequence. Encoded proteins:
- the LOC117681780 gene encoding uncharacterized protein isoform X2, which codes for MKSLFSKMWLWLTLISVNGVSSLVYQHTTFQRHLNPVYDNRTSPFFSSTVSTAQACVIKCHNHPSCESLVYDKVSFQCSLFEGKNVGEKITSSQVYNQVSTKTVHQNIIAHANHLCNGDSPGYFYNESVPVCYKIDTQPRLMDDAVMFCGESGGHLLRIDTEIKQKFVESLNLETTSSIFKYRIDGKKNNTVWTFSNNQPIKRFYWYPGEPANNISSIGLRVGYGGKWDDVQPSVLHGCICEKDIKFN
- the LOC117681780 gene encoding uncharacterized protein isoform X1 gives rise to the protein MKSLFSKMWLWLTLISVNGVSSLVYQHTTFQRHLNPVYDNRTSPFFSSTVSTAQACVIKCHNHPSCESLVYDKVSFQCSLFEGKNVGEKITSSQVYNQVSTKTVHQNIIAHANHLCNGDSPGYFYNESVPVCYKIDTQPRLMDDAVMFCGESGGHLLRIDTEIKQKFVESLNLETTSNFLIIGSIFKYRIDGKKNNTVWTFSNNQPIKRFYWYPGEPANNISSIGLRVGYGGKWDDVQPSVLHGCICEKDIKFN